Proteins encoded by one window of Anopheles maculipalpis chromosome 2RL, idAnoMacuDA_375_x, whole genome shotgun sequence:
- the LOC126556772 gene encoding uncharacterized protein LOC126556772, with translation MNVGQHTGPGPPLSRNGCSDRSVTGPSCRALRTAVSALYCLDDFHREHIGSGFFSEVFKVTHRTTGDVMVLKMNQRRANRPNMLREVQLLNKLSHPNILRFMGVCVQEGQLHALTEYIEEGSLEQLIANKAQYLPALWKIRIALGIARGMQYVHDVGIFHRDLTSKNVLVKRLPDGMFDAVVGDFGLAANIPRKCGKPRLDTVGSPYWMSPECLKGQWYDQTSDVFSFGIILCELIARIEADPDIMPRTDTFGLDYIAFADVCPNDTPPAFLRLAFYCCTYDPKSRPTFTECVKKCTLLSDVCEDSYNHLQQQQQAHYRMNLANGSAISNGVGVNGLNGSTSSSSEPVPAVCENASSTGSSGSNTSTPSGSGEYSQNPLHHRRSLSENVIVFPPHTTPSDKARYHMYQRGNSVVRPAEPAIPESPTYSNQTLRKVAETMLLKDSQYKPRAKTEQGSGTKANPFSALSQLKGVKKILGPKPAVTTYSSGDLFSSCFEISAPYFRAWNSVQNQIVRNARDGRSCTGLASASGSNSGGSNAEGQPKSLPNSPTSPRKEYGEEDEDPSGALANEYRKVSLGNVRKYRASFTELSSHPLYKSGQIETEVTSGGTVSNALKVSSAAKATTTTTTSSTSAAASANTVNLATAKKMSNGSVKPIMPSIVSEDPADEELELNEEESKQGAKHVKLPSCTASNLVHLCGSNNGDSGTEEGQDGASCDGESTQLDDEEEEEVVVIRQKSEGEQRTVEDRLLNAASDASIIGEPSAIGVGGKETCPEGEGVFEAPRILTRRGSTESGFFSCLNEDFGTYKSSPCCCLEQIAHFESTDRLSMCRCIYAGATTLASGGPGTASSGTPADGLTGLMSNQTLNDSSSILFFDDSSTTVSSLRSMDDLELSDSIRKRFNHHHHLHHLHPAHHQLHGRHHHVLSNVDIDARSIDMGLINRLALDSEISSMIQKNQFANQLLYCKNRSSSIFTDSSDDISSLAGSDSLLWDDRHCTNMPNTRSAQIAKIVEYFERKGQTFKPFTVPDTLQLGASASGSHCGGPGSSVHLQHHHHHHHHYHRPPSAAYSTGTTASPCIAMSGGTVTNSANATTQNTTLATPNGTAVNDNGRTHASSTAAAAANNAKLSQAELKQRFEYEAFCLELERKQQASGAVTNGPQIRLNNICEGNVRSKLQLFDKLKQQSAAATTAAATANGIPQATSSSIICNGSVSNNGSSNCTVSGTNPTSSSNSISMNGLTIIDK, from the exons GTTTATGGGCGTCTGCGTGCAGGAAGGACAGCTACACGCCCTCACCGAGTACATCGAGGAAGGTTCACTGGAGCAGCTGATTGCGAACAAAGCACAGTACCTTCCGGCCCTTTGGAAGATAAGAATCGCATTGGGTATTGCTCGAGGAATGCAGTACGTACACGATGTCGGTATCTTCCATCGCGATCTTACGAGCAAG AACGTGCTTGTTAAACGGTTACCGGATGGTATGTTCGATGCAGTAGTCGGAGATTTTGGGCTAGCAGCCAACATCCCCCGAAAGTG tggtAAACCTCGCCTTGATACTGTTGGCTCACCGTACTGGATGAGTCCGGAGTGTCTGAAAGGACAGTGGTACGATCAAACCAGTGATGTATTCTCCTTCGGAATAATATTATGTGAATTAATAGCTCGG ATTGAGGCAGATCCGGACATTATGCCCAGAACTGATACGTTCGGTTTGGACTACATTGCTTTTGCCGATGTGTGCCCAAACGACACACCACCGGCGTTTTTAAGACTGGCCTTCTATTGTTGTACT tATGATCCAAAGAGTCGACCAACGTTCACGGAGTGTGTGAAAAAGTGTACCTTGCTGTCGGATGTATGTGAGGATAGCTACAACCAtctacagcaacagcaacaagcacACTATCGTATGAACCTAGCTAACGGAAGTGCGATCTCGAACGGTGTTGGCGTGAACGGGCTGAACggttccaccagcagcagctccgAACCGGTACCAGCAGTGTGTGAAAACGCTTCCTCTACGGgtagcagcggcagcaacacATCAACACCGTCCGGTAGTGGGGAATACTCACAAAACCCACTTCACCACCGGCGCTCGCTGTCGGAAAATGTGATCGTATTTCCACCGCACACGACGCCTAGTGATAAGGCACGTTATCACATGTACCAGCGGGGCAACTCGGTAGTTCGGCCGGCCGAACCAGCAATCCCGGAATCGCCCACCTATTCGAACCAAACGCTCCGAAAGGTTGCGGAAACGATGCTGCTCAAGGACTCGCAGTACAAGCCGCGCGCCAAAACGGAACAAGGCAGCGGAACGAAGGCAAACCCGTTCAGTGCGCTATCGCAGCTGAAGGGTGTGAAAAAGATTCTCGGACCGAAACCAGCCGTAACGACGTACAGTTCGGGTGATTTGTTTAGCTCCTGCTTCGAAATATCAGCTCCCTACTTCCGGGCATGGAATTCGGTGCAAAATCAAATTGTGCGGAATGCGCGCGACGGTAGAAGCTGTACTGGGTTGGCAAGCGCTAGTGGTTCAAATTCTGGCGGTAGCAATGCCGAGGGCCAGCCGAAGAGTTTACCGAACTCACCCACCTCACCACGCAAAGAGTATGGAGAGGAAGATGAAGATCCGAGCGGTGCGTTAGCGAACGAATACCGGAAAGTGTCGCTCGGAAACGTGCGAAAGTATCGGGCCAGCTTCACCGAACTCTCTAGTCATCCACTGTACAAGAGTGGTCAAATCGAGACTGAAGTAACGAGTGGCGGCACGGTGTCGAACGCGTTAAAGGTGTCCAGTGCGGCGAAAGCAACTACGACCACCACAACCTCCAGTACGAGTGCTGCGGCATCAGCAAACACAGTCAATTTAGCTACGGCAAAGAAGATGTCCAACGGTAGTGTGAAACCTATAATGCCTTCCATCGTGTCAGAGGATCCGGCTGACGAGGAACTGGAGCTGAATGAAGAGGAGTCAAAGCAGGGAGCTAAACATGTGAAACTTCCCAGCTGTACTGCGAGCAATCTGGTTCATTTGTGTGGCAGCAATAATGGCGACAGTGGCACGGAAGAAGGTCAGGATGGTGCAAGCTGCGATGGAGAATCGACCCAGCTGGATgatgaggaggaagaagaggtTGTAGTGATCAGGCAGAAGAGTGAAGGGGAGCAAAGGACTGTAGAGGATAGACTACTAAATGCTGCATCTGATGCATCCATTATTGGTGAACCGAGTGCGATTGGTGTCGGTGGCAAGGAAACGTGTCCCGAAGGAGAAGGAGTGTTTGAGGCACCACGTATTCTCACCCGACGGGGGTCAACTGAGAGTGGATTCTTTTCATGTCTAAATGAGGATTTTGGCACGTACAAATCTTCTCCCTGCTGCTGTTTGGAACAGATTGCGCACTTTGAATCGACTGATCGGTTATCCATGTGTCGGTGCATATACGCTGGAGCAACAACGCTTGCTAGCGGAGGTCCTGGAACAGCATCGAGTGGAACCCCTGCCGATGGTTTGACCGGTCTGATGTCTAATCAAACGCTGAACGATAGTTCTAGTATATTGTTCTTTGATGACAGCTCGACCACGGTCAGTTCGCTGCGAAGTATGGATGATTTGGAGCTGTCGGATTCAATTCGCAAGCGTTttaaccatcaccaccatctaCACCATCTCCATCCCGCACATCATCAGCTGCACGGTCGACATCATCACGTGCTGAGTAATGTAGACATCGATGCACGCTCGATCGACATGGGTCTGATCAATCGATTAGCGCTCGATTCGGAAATAAGCAGCATGATCCAGAAGAACCAGTTCGCCAATCAGCTGTTGTACTGCAAAAATCGTTCGTCATCGATTTTCACCGACAGCTCGGACGATATCAGCAGTCTGGCCGGTTCGGATTCGTTGCTGTGGGATGACCGGCACTGTACCAACATGCCCAACACACGCTCAGCACAGATCGCCAAGATTGTCGAATACTTCGAGCGCAAGGGCCAAACATTCAAACCATTCACTGTACCTGATACGCTTCAGCTGGGTGCGTCCGCCTCCGGGAGCCATTGCGGTGGTCCGGGTAGTTCGGTACACctgcaacatcatcatcatcaccatcatcattatcatcgtccTCCTAGTGCGGCCTATTCGACGGGAACGACTGCATCGCCGTGTATTGCGATGAGCGGCGGCACGGTCACGAATAGTGccaatgcaacaacacaaaacacaacactagCAACACCAAATGGAACAGCAGTCAACGATAATGGAAGAACGCATGCTTCCagtactgctgctgcggcagccAACAACGCAAAGCTATCACAGGCCGAACTGAAGCAACGCTTCGAGTATGAAGCGTTCTGTTTGGAGTTAGAACGCAAGCAGCAAGCTTCGGGAGCCGTTACAAACGGTCCCCAAATACGCTTAAACAACATCTGCGAAGGAAACGTTCGGTCGAAGTTGCAACTGTTCGATAAGCTAAAGCAACAGAGTGCCGCAGCTACGACAGCCGCGGCAACGGCGAACGGTATCCCACAGGCaactagcagcagcatcatctgcAATGGTAGTGTTAGCAATAACGGTAGTAGTAATTGCACCGTTTCTGGTACGAACCccactagcagcagcaacagcatcagcatgaACGGGTTAACCATAATAGATAAGTAG